A genomic region of Bradyrhizobium sp. ORS 278 contains the following coding sequences:
- a CDS encoding DUF2059 domain-containing protein, whose product MKSVFRILPAAGIVLALASASPAAAQAQGQAPAPLKPASPACMAGAKEILAMKNASALYANAVPGIVQQAKQALLQSNLNYQKDLDEVAVSVAQTYAGKEKEIGEKMAQIYCNEFTDAEIANLVAFYKTPLGQKLLNAEPKAIQMSMMATNQWAAEFSETVTAQFRAEMRKRNKPI is encoded by the coding sequence ATGAAGAGCGTGTTCAGAATCCTGCCGGCCGCCGGCATCGTGCTGGCGCTGGCCTCGGCGAGCCCGGCTGCCGCGCAGGCGCAGGGCCAGGCCCCGGCGCCGCTGAAGCCGGCCTCGCCCGCCTGCATGGCCGGCGCCAAGGAGATTCTGGCGATGAAGAACGCCTCCGCGCTCTACGCCAACGCCGTTCCGGGCATCGTGCAGCAGGCCAAGCAGGCGCTGCTGCAGTCCAACCTCAACTACCAGAAGGACCTCGACGAGGTGGCCGTCTCCGTCGCGCAGACCTATGCCGGCAAGGAGAAGGAGATCGGCGAGAAAATGGCGCAGATCTACTGCAACGAGTTCACCGACGCCGAGATCGCCAATCTGGTCGCGTTCTACAAGACGCCGCTCGGCCAGAAGCTGCTGAACGCCGAGCCGAAGGCGATCCAGATGAGCATGATGGCGACCAACCAATGGGCCGCGGAGTTCTCGGAGACCGTGACCGCGCAGTTCCGCGCCGAGATGCGCAAGCGCAACAAGCCGATCTGA
- a CDS encoding TRAP transporter small permease subunit: MRPLLAISTAIDQLNEKIGYVCNLLVLLACLVSAINAMIRYAFSYSSNGWLELQWYMFALLVMFGASYTFRRNEHVRVELLYLYLSERGQLWLDLIGTLFFLIPTCLLLAYLSWPFFMQSYSINEMSGNAGGLLRWPVKFAIPAGFVMLALQGLSEVIKRAAALQGYVTIDAKYERPTQ; the protein is encoded by the coding sequence ATGCGCCCCTTGTTGGCAATTAGTACGGCCATCGATCAGCTGAACGAAAAGATCGGCTACGTTTGCAATCTCCTGGTGCTCCTGGCCTGCCTGGTCAGCGCGATCAACGCGATGATCCGGTACGCCTTCAGCTATTCGTCGAACGGCTGGCTGGAATTGCAGTGGTACATGTTCGCCCTGCTGGTGATGTTCGGCGCCTCCTACACGTTCCGCCGCAACGAGCATGTCCGGGTGGAGCTGCTCTATCTCTATCTGTCCGAACGCGGCCAGCTCTGGCTCGACCTGATCGGCACCCTGTTCTTCCTGATCCCGACCTGCCTGCTGCTGGCCTATCTGTCCTGGCCGTTCTTCATGCAGTCCTATTCGATCAACGAGATGTCCGGCAATGCCGGCGGCCTGTTGCGCTGGCCGGTCAAATTCGCAATCCCCGCCGGCTTCGTGATGCTGGCGCTGCAGGGCCTTTCCGAGGTGATCAAGCGCGCGGCGGCGCTGCAGGGTTATGTGACGATCGACGCGAAATATGAGAGGCCGACGCAATGA
- a CDS encoding HAD-IA family hydrolase, with product MAISSTIVFDLDGTLVDTAPDLINALNHILQREGLRPLPLASARKMIGHGARKLLERGLEAEGRFASPAEMEQLTADFIGFYAENIAVESRPFEGLEAALDELAGRGCQFAVCTNKLEWLSKRLLDQLGLSSRFAAICGADTFGVAKPDPAILRQTIAQAGGELGAAIMVGDAGTDVGAARRAGVPVIGCTFGYTDVPIAELNPDHLIDHMRELPAAVATLAPSLKVG from the coding sequence ATGGCCATCTCCAGCACGATCGTCTTCGATCTCGACGGCACCCTGGTCGACACGGCGCCGGATCTCATCAACGCGCTCAATCACATCCTGCAGCGCGAAGGGTTGCGGCCGCTGCCGCTCGCCTCGGCGCGCAAGATGATCGGGCACGGCGCGCGCAAGCTGCTCGAGCGCGGACTCGAGGCGGAAGGCCGCTTCGCCAGCCCCGCCGAGATGGAACAGCTCACCGCCGATTTCATCGGCTTCTACGCCGAGAACATCGCCGTCGAATCGCGCCCCTTCGAGGGGCTGGAGGCCGCGCTCGACGAACTGGCGGGCCGCGGCTGCCAGTTCGCGGTGTGCACCAACAAGCTGGAATGGCTGTCCAAGCGGCTGCTCGACCAGCTTGGCCTGTCCTCCCGCTTCGCCGCGATCTGCGGCGCCGACACGTTCGGCGTCGCCAAGCCGGACCCGGCGATCCTGCGCCAGACCATTGCGCAGGCGGGCGGCGAGCTCGGCGCGGCGATCATGGTCGGCGACGCCGGAACCGATGTCGGAGCCGCGCGCCGCGCCGGCGTGCCGGTGATCGGCTGCACCTTTGGCTACACGGATGTGCCGATCGCGGAGCTCAATCCGGACCACCTGATCGACCATATGCGCGAGCTGCCGGCGGCGGTGGCGACGCTGGCTCCCTCCCTCAAGGTCGGCTGA
- a CDS encoding metallophosphoesterase: protein MTVDLLKDTKTYPRMTRWFNPLLLAKLLNNVVTSAQFGQYADRRLMVAALDTVSPEEHMRRATAFARSLSPTTKGPVWIDFVADLGDGFDSTYAVACLLGRESLDVGSGLLPRGEMLIMGGDEVYPLANAQTYRNQLRKPYQWASPDHDKTDDDGVPLFAIPGNHDWYDGLVQFLAYFTRPTPTHFGSWRTQQKRSYFAIQLTESWWLWAMDIQLADDMDQPQADYFKLIAQSDQLKPGSKIILCTAEPGWLYTDTNMRSWGIVDYVLSIARRADKALTIPLLLSGDTHHYSRYHAEDGTQFVTSGGGGAFLHPTHQLETNVSVRWTGTKVPLTLAGKDGGKEPAAYPSMQISRDLLWRNLWFALTNWDFSIFLGLVYFVVGVLVGLRSEPDIYILVALAFGAGIIGYTTRQEHVSLKDIFHKWRRRRIKPDEFDELANENLWLQFRKAMIVVGTSLIHVAAHVGTALTAAILWARINGDLFPFGHPWYSVWIWLGLLAAEMGVVGAVLGSSYFGFNILITCRWLRMNRNDAFSALRIGRYNNFLRLRIEGDEVRVHAIGLDRVPERHEWRDNPNYREGRPQEPRFVPADPLKPHLIETFVVSGKAGPAMRPT, encoded by the coding sequence ATGACCGTCGACCTTTTGAAGGACACCAAGACCTATCCGCGGATGACGCGCTGGTTCAATCCGCTGCTGCTCGCCAAGCTGCTCAACAACGTCGTCACCTCGGCGCAGTTCGGCCAGTATGCCGATCGTCGCCTGATGGTCGCCGCGCTCGACACGGTGTCGCCCGAGGAGCACATGCGGCGCGCGACCGCGTTCGCGCGCAGCCTCAGTCCGACGACGAAGGGGCCGGTCTGGATCGACTTCGTCGCCGATCTCGGCGACGGCTTCGACAGCACCTATGCGGTGGCCTGCCTGCTCGGCCGCGAGAGCCTCGATGTCGGCAGCGGTCTTCTGCCGCGCGGCGAGATGTTGATCATGGGCGGCGACGAGGTCTATCCGCTCGCCAATGCGCAGACCTACCGCAATCAGCTGCGCAAGCCCTATCAATGGGCCTCGCCCGACCACGACAAGACGGACGACGATGGCGTTCCCCTGTTCGCGATCCCCGGAAACCATGATTGGTATGACGGGCTGGTGCAGTTCCTGGCCTATTTCACCCGGCCGACGCCGACCCATTTCGGCTCGTGGCGGACGCAGCAGAAGCGCAGCTATTTCGCGATCCAGCTTACCGAGAGCTGGTGGCTCTGGGCGATGGATATCCAGCTTGCCGACGACATGGACCAGCCGCAGGCGGACTACTTCAAGCTCATCGCCCAGTCGGACCAGCTCAAGCCTGGCTCGAAGATCATCCTCTGCACCGCGGAGCCGGGCTGGCTCTACACCGACACCAACATGAGATCCTGGGGGATCGTCGACTACGTCCTGAGCATTGCCAGAAGGGCGGACAAGGCGCTGACGATCCCGCTGCTCTTGTCCGGCGACACGCATCACTACAGCCGCTATCACGCCGAGGACGGCACGCAGTTCGTGACGTCGGGCGGCGGCGGCGCCTTCCTGCACCCGACGCATCAATTGGAGACGAATGTCAGCGTGCGCTGGACCGGCACGAAGGTGCCGCTGACGCTGGCCGGCAAGGATGGCGGCAAGGAGCCTGCGGCCTACCCGTCGATGCAGATCAGCCGCGATCTGCTCTGGCGCAATCTGTGGTTCGCACTCACCAACTGGGATTTCTCGATCTTTCTGGGGCTGGTGTATTTCGTCGTCGGTGTCCTGGTCGGCCTGCGCAGCGAGCCCGACATCTACATCCTCGTGGCGCTCGCCTTCGGCGCCGGCATCATCGGCTACACGACGCGGCAGGAGCACGTGTCGCTCAAGGACATCTTCCACAAATGGCGCCGCCGGCGCATCAAGCCGGACGAGTTCGACGAGCTCGCCAACGAAAATCTCTGGCTGCAATTCCGGAAGGCCATGATCGTCGTCGGCACGAGCCTGATCCATGTCGCCGCTCATGTCGGCACGGCGCTTACGGCGGCGATCTTGTGGGCGCGCATCAATGGTGATCTCTTTCCATTCGGCCATCCCTGGTACAGCGTCTGGATCTGGCTCGGCCTGCTCGCGGCCGAGATGGGCGTCGTCGGCGCCGTGCTCGGCAGCAGCTATTTCGGCTTCAACATCCTCATCACCTGCCGCTGGCTGCGCATGAACCGCAACGACGCCTTCAGCGCGCTGCGCATCGGCCGCTACAACAACTTCCTCCGGCTGCGCATCGAGGGGGACGAGGTCCGGGTCCATGCCATCGGCCTGGATCGTGTGCCGGAGCGCCACGAGTGGCGGGACAATCCGAACTACCGCGAAGGCCGGCCGCAGGAGCCGCGCTTCGTGCCCGCCGACCCGTTGAAACCGCATCTGATCGAGACGTTCGTGGTCTCCGGCAAAGCGGGACCGGCCATGCGCCCGACCTAG
- a CDS encoding spermidine synthase, with product MLPWTLIDTADVPGGGEPLRLMQRGRDFSIKLGSNELMSSRLYGSEEALATLSCARLKDRPAPHLLIGGLGMGFTLRAALKVLGPQARVTVAELVPAVIAWARGPMAELSGDSLTDPRVDIREGDVVKLIAAARGSYDAILLDVDNGPQGLTRESNDALYDPSGLRTAFTALRPGGVLAVWSSHPDDRFAPRLRKAGFAAEEIKIRATGRGGGGARHVIWIATRPA from the coding sequence GTGCTCCCCTGGACGCTGATCGACACCGCTGATGTGCCCGGCGGCGGCGAGCCGCTGCGGCTGATGCAGCGCGGCCGCGACTTCTCGATCAAGCTCGGCTCGAACGAGCTGATGAGCAGCCGTCTCTACGGCTCGGAGGAGGCGCTGGCGACCTTGAGCTGCGCGCGGCTGAAGGACCGCCCTGCCCCGCATCTGCTGATCGGCGGTCTCGGCATGGGTTTCACCTTGCGCGCGGCGCTGAAGGTGCTGGGTCCGCAGGCGCGCGTCACGGTGGCCGAGCTCGTCCCGGCCGTGATCGCCTGGGCGCGCGGGCCGATGGCCGAATTGTCCGGCGACAGTCTCACTGATCCACGCGTCGACATCCGCGAGGGCGACGTCGTGAAGCTGATCGCGGCCGCCCGTGGCAGCTATGATGCGATCCTGCTCGATGTCGACAACGGCCCGCAGGGCCTGACGCGGGAGTCCAACGACGCGCTGTATGATCCCTCCGGCCTGCGCACGGCTTTCACGGCGCTACGCCCCGGCGGCGTGCTCGCGGTGTGGTCGTCGCATCCCGACGATCGCTTCGCGCCGCGCCTGCGCAAGGCCGGCTTCGCTGCCGAGGAGATCAAGATCCGCGCCACCGGCCGCGGTGGCGGCGGCGCCCGTCACGTGATCTGGATCGCGACCCGACCGGCGTGA
- a CDS encoding TRAP transporter large permease subunit encodes MITLEMMPPLMFGGLVVAMLIGFPVAFTLAAVGLSFGFLAIHLGFFDLNFLQAIPGRIFGSVLANDLLLAIPFFTFMGAILERCGLAEDMLDSMGQLFGPIRGGLGYSVIIVGFILGAITGTVAAQVIAMAMISMPVMMRYGYNMRYITGVLAASGTITQLVPPSLVLIVLADQLGKSVGDMYLGAWGPSIFQVVLFAGYTFVLGLIKPNHLPPVPKEARTLTGWALWKKCLMGIIPSAVLIFVVLGTMMMGLATPTEAGAMGAVGAIVLAVIHHKEFTKKDRSVLIVGVVAAGVGTIVAMLFTENVVFKLAFAITYLAVAWLGIRAVAIPDLRDLIKQGYETTMRITCMVTFILIGSTCFSVVFQGVSGGEWLEHLLTSLPGGVWGFLIFINVFIFFLAFFLDFFEIAFIILPMIAPIAQKILAPVVGPEAALIWFGVMLCVNMQTSFLHPPFGFALFYLRGVAPKEVKSSDIYWGAMPWIGLQAIMVLLVIAFPVTVTGLLDKPVQVDLDKVKIEVPQIELPPLDFGQPKQ; translated from the coding sequence ATGATTACGCTGGAGATGATGCCGCCGCTGATGTTCGGCGGCCTTGTCGTGGCGATGCTGATCGGCTTCCCGGTGGCGTTCACGCTCGCCGCCGTCGGCCTGTCGTTCGGCTTCCTCGCCATCCATCTGGGCTTCTTCGACCTCAACTTCCTGCAGGCGATCCCGGGCCGCATCTTCGGCAGCGTGCTCGCCAACGACCTCCTGCTCGCGATCCCGTTCTTCACCTTCATGGGCGCGATCCTGGAGAGATGCGGGCTTGCGGAGGACATGCTGGATTCCATGGGCCAGCTGTTCGGCCCGATCCGCGGCGGCCTCGGCTACTCCGTCATCATCGTCGGCTTCATCCTCGGCGCCATCACCGGCACGGTGGCGGCGCAGGTCATCGCCATGGCGATGATCTCGATGCCGGTCATGATGCGCTACGGCTACAACATGCGCTACATCACCGGCGTGCTCGCGGCCTCCGGCACGATCACGCAACTGGTCCCGCCGTCGCTGGTGCTGATCGTGCTGGCCGACCAGCTCGGCAAGTCGGTCGGCGACATGTATCTCGGCGCCTGGGGCCCCTCGATCTTCCAGGTCGTTCTGTTCGCCGGCTACACCTTCGTTCTAGGCCTCATCAAGCCGAACCACTTGCCGCCCGTACCGAAAGAGGCACGCACCTTGACCGGCTGGGCGTTGTGGAAGAAGTGCCTGATGGGCATCATCCCCTCCGCCGTCCTGATCTTCGTGGTGCTTGGCACCATGATGATGGGCCTGGCCACCCCGACCGAAGCCGGCGCCATGGGTGCGGTCGGCGCCATCGTGCTGGCGGTGATCCACCACAAGGAGTTCACCAAGAAGGACCGCAGCGTCCTGATCGTGGGCGTGGTCGCGGCCGGCGTCGGCACCATCGTGGCGATGCTCTTCACCGAGAACGTCGTGTTCAAGCTGGCGTTTGCGATCACCTATCTCGCGGTCGCCTGGCTTGGCATCCGCGCTGTGGCCATCCCCGACCTGCGCGACCTGATCAAGCAGGGCTACGAGACCACCATGCGGATCACCTGCATGGTGACCTTCATCCTGATCGGCTCGACCTGCTTCTCGGTGGTGTTCCAGGGCGTGTCCGGCGGCGAGTGGCTGGAGCACCTCTTGACGTCCCTGCCCGGCGGCGTCTGGGGCTTCCTCATCTTCATCAACGTCTTCATCTTCTTCCTGGCCTTCTTCCTCGACTTCTTCGAGATCGCCTTCATCATCCTGCCGATGATCGCGCCGATCGCGCAGAAGATCCTGGCCCCGGTGGTCGGGCCCGAGGCAGCGCTGATCTGGTTCGGCGTGATGCTGTGCGTGAACATGCAGACCTCGTTCCTGCATCCGCCGTTCGGCTTCGCGCTGTTCTATCTGCGCGGCGTGGCGCCGAAGGAAGTGAAGAGCTCCGACATCTACTGGGGCGCGATGCCGTGGATCGGCCTGCAGGCGATCATGGTGCTGCTGGTGATCGCCTTCCCGGTCACGGTCACCGGCCTGCTCGACAAGCCGGTCCAGGTCGACCTCGACAAGGTCAAGATCGAGGTGCCGCAGATCGAGCTGCCGCCGCTGGACTTCGGCCAGCCGAAGCAATAA
- the rpiA gene encoding ribose-5-phosphate isomerase RpiA, whose product MDALKRQAAARALEEVESGMKLGLGTGSTAKHFVDLLGEKVRAGLKVVGVPTSEATRAQAEACGVPLTTLDEIDRLDITIDGADEINPALDLIKGGGGALLREKIVASASNRMIVIADDSKWVARLGRFPLPIEVVPFGIAATQREIADAFTKAGVAGPMSLRKSADGHVFVTDGGHWIVDVRLGEIEDPPRLASFLSAIPGVVEHGLFIGLGSTAILAGAQGIRVIQRP is encoded by the coding sequence ATGGATGCATTGAAGCGGCAGGCGGCGGCGCGTGCGCTGGAAGAAGTCGAGAGCGGCATGAAGCTCGGCCTCGGCACCGGCTCGACCGCCAAGCATTTCGTCGATCTGCTGGGCGAGAAGGTGCGCGCCGGCCTCAAGGTGGTGGGCGTTCCGACCTCCGAGGCGACGCGGGCGCAGGCCGAAGCTTGCGGCGTGCCGCTCACCACGCTCGACGAGATCGACCGTCTCGATATCACCATCGACGGCGCCGACGAGATCAATCCGGCGCTCGACCTGATCAAGGGCGGCGGCGGCGCGCTGTTGCGCGAGAAGATCGTCGCCAGCGCCTCGAATCGCATGATCGTGATCGCCGACGACAGCAAATGGGTCGCGCGGCTCGGCCGCTTCCCGCTGCCGATCGAGGTGGTCCCGTTCGGGATCGCGGCCACGCAGCGCGAGATCGCCGACGCCTTCACCAAGGCTGGCGTGGCTGGGCCGATGAGCTTGCGCAAGTCCGCAGATGGCCACGTTTTCGTCACCGATGGTGGCCACTGGATTGTCGACGTTCGCCTGGGGGAGATCGAGGATCCCCCGCGCCTGGCGAGCTTTTTGAGCGCAATTCCGGGCGTGGTCGAGCACGGGCTGTTCATCGGCCTCGGCAGCACGGCGATCCTGGCAGGCGCACAGGGAATTCGCGTTATCCAGCGGCCTTGA
- a CDS encoding cell wall metabolism sensor histidine kinase WalK — translation MHVKSLLSRIVLLHIVAVAIAAVFLPLVLFWLLTSEIDHLHRDAMQDQADALSERLAQAADGTLQLNLTQSQRDLYSAAYGRYEYDVRDASGQVLFSSRADGSAILPAGASSAGSMSGARVTRTISDRVLRVEVAEDLAHRDVITDDIAANFFRRVGWITIPILLSLLAIDIVIFRRALAPLLRASQEASRIGPARTDIRLPTDALPAEIRPLVLAVNQALDRLEDGFRMQRQFTADAAHQLRTPLAVLRTRIETKGQSAGRAELLADIARMSRIVHQLLEIAELDTLALDPDEIADLHAVCTEVVAAIAPFALAQGKDIALKGADTPVHVHGNAVMLERAIFNLAENAIKYTAPRTSVEVEIGAGGAVWVRDRGPGIRPSERGFIFQRFWRGDTRDTEGAGLGLSIVRAVIEDHGASIMVGDLAGGGTEFSLRFRPAPAPSAAA, via the coding sequence GTGCACGTCAAGTCGCTGCTCTCGCGCATCGTGCTGTTGCATATCGTGGCGGTCGCGATCGCCGCGGTGTTCCTGCCGCTGGTGCTGTTCTGGCTACTGACCTCGGAAATCGACCATCTCCATCGCGACGCCATGCAGGATCAGGCCGATGCGCTCAGCGAGCGTCTCGCTCAGGCTGCCGACGGTACGCTCCAGCTCAACCTGACGCAGAGCCAACGCGATCTCTACTCCGCCGCCTATGGCCGTTACGAATACGATGTCCGCGACGCGAGCGGGCAGGTTCTGTTTTCATCGCGCGCCGATGGCAGCGCCATTCTGCCGGCCGGCGCATCGTCGGCCGGCAGCATGTCGGGCGCGCGGGTGACCCGTACGATCAGCGATCGGGTTCTGCGCGTCGAGGTCGCCGAGGACCTCGCCCATCGCGACGTCATCACGGACGACATCGCCGCGAATTTCTTCCGTCGCGTCGGCTGGATCACGATCCCGATTCTGCTCTCGCTGCTGGCCATCGATATCGTGATCTTCCGCCGTGCGCTGGCGCCGCTGCTGCGCGCCTCGCAGGAGGCGAGCCGCATCGGGCCGGCGCGCACCGACATCCGGCTGCCGACGGATGCGCTGCCGGCGGAGATCCGGCCGCTGGTGCTCGCGGTCAACCAGGCGCTCGACCGCCTGGAGGACGGCTTCCGCATGCAGCGACAGTTCACCGCCGATGCCGCCCATCAGCTGCGCACGCCGCTCGCCGTGTTGCGCACGCGGATCGAGACCAAAGGCCAGTCCGCGGGACGCGCCGAACTGCTCGCCGACATCGCGCGGATGAGCCGGATCGTGCACCAGCTGCTCGAGATCGCCGAGCTCGACACGCTGGCGCTCGATCCCGACGAGATTGCCGACCTGCACGCGGTTTGCACCGAGGTGGTCGCCGCGATCGCGCCGTTCGCGCTGGCGCAAGGCAAGGACATCGCGCTGAAGGGGGCGGACACGCCGGTCCATGTGCACGGCAACGCCGTCATGCTGGAGCGGGCGATTTTCAATCTGGCCGAGAATGCGATCAAGTACACCGCGCCGCGCACATCGGTGGAGGTCGAGATCGGCGCCGGCGGCGCGGTCTGGGTCCGCGACCGCGGCCCCGGCATCCGGCCGTCTGAGCGGGGCTTCATCTTCCAGCGGTTCTGGCGCGGCGACACCCGCGACACCGAGGGGGCCGGGCTCGGCCTGTCGATTGTCCGCGCCGTGATCGAGGATCACGGCGCCAGCATCATGGTGGGCGACCTCGCGGGCGGGGGCACCGAGTTCTCGCTGCGCTTCAGGCCCGCTCCGGCACCTTCGGCCGCCGCCTAG
- a CDS encoding cation diffusion facilitator family transporter — MHSQSLKLAAGSLVVGTLVLGLKFFAYWITGSVALYSDALESIVNVVTAGVALLAVRIAAKPADANHPFGHHKVEYFSAVIEGVMIVVAALLIVHEAYGNLFAPRPFSAPTEGLAVNGLASAINAVWCWLLITRGKRLRSPALVADGRHLLTDVVSSGGVVVGLVLAVMLQLPILDPALALLVAVNILWSGWQVLKESTGGLMDEAVPESTLSRIRQIIGQHADGALEAHDVRTRHAGKMTFIEFHLVVPGEMSVNAAHEICDRIEAALREDDEHSWITIHVEPENKAKHSGVVVL, encoded by the coding sequence ATGCATTCGCAATCGCTCAAGCTGGCCGCTGGCAGCCTCGTGGTCGGGACGCTCGTCCTCGGCCTGAAGTTCTTCGCCTATTGGATCACCGGCTCGGTGGCGCTGTACTCGGACGCGCTGGAGAGCATCGTCAACGTCGTCACGGCCGGCGTGGCACTGCTCGCGGTGCGCATCGCCGCGAAGCCGGCCGACGCCAACCACCCCTTCGGCCACCACAAGGTCGAGTATTTCAGCGCCGTCATCGAAGGCGTGATGATCGTGGTCGCGGCGCTGCTGATCGTCCACGAGGCCTATGGCAACCTGTTCGCGCCGCGGCCGTTCTCGGCCCCGACCGAGGGCCTCGCCGTCAATGGTCTCGCGAGCGCGATCAATGCGGTCTGGTGCTGGCTGCTGATCACCCGCGGCAAGCGGCTGCGCTCGCCGGCGCTGGTCGCGGACGGCCGCCACCTCCTGACGGACGTCGTGTCCTCAGGCGGCGTCGTGGTCGGTCTCGTGCTCGCCGTCATGCTCCAACTGCCGATTCTCGATCCGGCCCTGGCCCTGCTGGTCGCCGTCAACATCCTCTGGTCGGGCTGGCAGGTGCTCAAGGAGTCGACCGGCGGGCTGATGGACGAAGCGGTCCCCGAGTCCACGCTGTCGCGCATCCGCCAGATCATCGGCCAGCATGCCGACGGCGCGCTGGAGGCGCATGACGTCCGCACCCGTCATGCCGGCAAGATGACCTTCATCGAGTTTCACCTCGTCGTGCCCGGCGAGATGTCGGTCAACGCGGCCCACGAGATCTGCGACCGCATCGAGGCCGCGCTGCGCGAGGACGACGAGCACAGCTGGATCACCATCCATGTCGAGCCCGAGAACAAGGCCAAGCATTCGGGCGTGGTCGTGCTCTAG
- the moaA gene encoding GTP 3',8-cyclase MoaA: MTVETSEDTALTRPMTDPFGRRISYLRVSVTDRCDLRCFYCMSEDMTFLPKADLLTLEELDRLCSAFIHKGVKKLRLTGGEPLVRRNVMGLVRSLSRHLKSGALNELTMTTNATQLAKYAAELADCGVRRINVSLDTLDPDKFRAITRWGDLDRVLAGIEAARDAGLKVKINAVALKNMNEDEIPQLIDWAHGKGMALTLIEVMPMGEIGEGRIDQYLPLSLLRARLSQQYTMTDLDETTGGPARYVRVAETGGTIGFITPMTHNFCESCNRVRVTCTGTLHTCLGHEDASDLRKPLRASASDEQLSDAIDRAIGLKPKGHDFIIDRRHNRPSVSRHMSVTGG, translated from the coding sequence ATGACTGTTGAGACGTCTGAAGACACCGCCCTGACGCGCCCGATGACCGACCCGTTCGGCCGTCGCATCAGCTATCTGCGCGTCTCCGTGACCGACCGCTGCGACCTCCGCTGCTTCTACTGCATGTCCGAGGACATGACGTTCCTGCCGAAAGCGGACCTGCTGACGCTGGAGGAGCTCGACCGGCTGTGCTCGGCCTTCATCCACAAGGGCGTGAAGAAGCTCAGGCTCACCGGCGGCGAGCCGCTGGTCCGGCGCAACGTCATGGGCCTGGTGCGCTCGCTGTCGCGGCATCTGAAGAGCGGCGCGCTCAACGAGCTGACGATGACGACCAACGCGACGCAGCTCGCGAAATATGCCGCCGAGCTCGCCGATTGCGGCGTTCGCCGCATCAACGTCTCGCTCGACACGCTCGATCCCGACAAGTTCCGCGCCATCACCCGCTGGGGCGATCTCGACCGCGTGCTCGCGGGCATCGAGGCCGCGCGCGACGCTGGCCTGAAGGTGAAGATCAACGCGGTGGCGCTGAAGAACATGAACGAGGACGAGATCCCGCAGCTGATCGACTGGGCGCATGGCAAGGGCATGGCGCTGACCTTGATCGAGGTGATGCCGATGGGCGAGATCGGCGAAGGCCGCATCGACCAGTATCTGCCGCTGTCGCTGCTGCGCGCGCGGCTGTCGCAGCAGTACACGATGACCGATCTCGACGAGACCACAGGCGGCCCCGCCCGCTACGTCCGCGTCGCCGAGACCGGCGGCACGATCGGCTTCATCACGCCGATGACGCATAATTTCTGCGAGAGCTGCAACCGCGTGCGCGTCACCTGCACCGGCACCCTGCACACCTGCCTCGGCCACGAGGACGCCTCCGATCTGCGCAAACCCTTACGCGCCTCGGCCAGCGACGAGCAACTGAGCGACGCGATCGACCGCGCCATCGGCCTGAAGCCGAAGGGCCACGACTTCATCATCGACCGCCGCCACAACCGCCCGAGCGTCAGCCGGCACATGAGCGTGACCGGCGGCTGA